Sequence from the Aspergillus nidulans FGSC A4 chromosome III genome:
GATGGTATCGCTCCCACATCCGGCGGCCAAACCCCCACTATTCCCAACGCCCCGGGTAGCGCCCgcgacagcagcagagcagaCACTCCCAACGGCGGAACCACACAATCTAcaacgacgaagaaggccgccgctgcagccaACAGAGAAGCAGCGCAACAAGCAATCCGCACTCTCACAcccgccgaagaagcccgATACGGCGTGCAGCACCACGACCGTCTTGCACCAGGAGTGCAATTTCGGAGCGACCGCGCGCAAAAGCTCACACAGGCGAAATCCCACGTACAGACTCAGAAACTTGCCTCTGCACTTGCTGAGCTCGAGGTACCACTTCGTCTGTTCATGCCGACAGAGCGCGTTGTGAAAGAATTTGAGAAACTGATTCACTCCGTGAATCTTTTGCTGGATGCCCGCAAGGTCGCTGAGAAGGTGGAGAGTGAAATTCGTGTGTTGGAGGCAGCGAAGGAGGAGCGGGAACGCAAGGCGAAGGAGTTAAGGGAGAAAGACAAGCCTGAAGTCAAGTCGGAGCAGCAGGATAATGATGTTCCCATCCCACCAGCGCCTGCACCTGTTGCCGCGGGTGATGCTTCACAGACTGGGCAACCTGCCAAAACGAATGAAGGACAAGCAGAACTGAATGGTTCATCTACTACCAATAATGTTGCTGATAGTGAGCCGTCTAcgcaagagcaagagggcgTCTCGCATAAGCGTTCTGCTAGCGTGCTCAGTAATGGGAGCGACAAAAGCTCGAAGCGGCAGAAGAAATGATTCAGACTTTGTACCTTACGATCATTACTTACGAACTCTTTAATATATCAGTGTACGAATATCTGTCCTCAATCCCCTTTTGTCATTTGCTATCAATACTTTTAGTACTTGGTTTTCGTACGTCATGAAGTTTAAAACCATACATTTCCGCGTGCCTTGTCCTTGGTCTGAGGATCGAATTCAGTCAGCCATTGTGACGTGGCTACCTTTGCCGTTTCTCAGACACTATTACTCAGGAATCGAGCACCGCTCGAGACACTCTTCGTACAAGCTATCCCAGTCCCCTGAACTTCCTGTGCTTGTCCGCACGGGAGGTCTAACCTGAGGACTCTGATGACCATCGAACTGATACCCCGAGTATGCAGTGCCGTTGATTTGCACCCCACGAGGCCGTTCTCTGCTAGCGGACGCTTTCAGTCTCAGTACTCTTGTCGCAGTCCGTTGCGCAACGGGAACGCGATTCGATACAGCAATGTTCGCTACCGCGCGGTCTGCTCGTTTTTCAAGGTTACGGGCAAGCTCCGAAACCTTTCGTCTTGTTGCCCATGCACCGCCTCGCCGGCGAAGCGTTGctagcttctccagcagttGTGCCTCTGCATGCCCAGAGGATCCTACACTGCCCTGGTGAGGTCCTTGCTGGCCCGAGGTCTGCATTGGGCGAACCCAGGAACAAAATTCCCAAGGATTTTCGGTTGCTTGGTTTGACTCTTGTTGGACTTTTTTCTTATTTGTGAGAATTCCAAACAAAGAAGAGCCGCCTGAATCACGGCTTCCTGCGTCACTATCATTGCTTGACTTCAGGGCAAAGCTCGAGGCCGCCCAGCGGGAAAAGTTGAATTTCTGAAGGATAGATGATATGTCAAAACTCGACCGGTCCGTTTTTGGAAGCCCTTGATTATCTTCTTTTGCCGTAGGCGACCTCTGCTTTACAGAATTCTTGCTCATGATGCTGCCAGCGGGTGTCCCCTTAGGGCTATTGATGGATTTACAAATTCCAGACCCTGCAGGTCCGCGGAGTGTTTGTTCCTGTGGTTCGCTTGAACTATCTGGCGACACAAGCGTATATCCGTAACCAATTCGTCGACCTTCGGACATCCATCCGATGCTTATTCTGCGAGCAGGAATGCTAGTGTCGCTTTCGTGTGAGTCGACCAAAGCGTGGCTTATCGATCGATCTGATCCAAACCGCTCAGTAAACTTGCTCTTTAATGCgcgagcctcttcagcagcagcagcagaagcagctgcGTATTCAGAGGGCAGATAAGGCCGTCCTGCTGGTACATTACCAGAAGAGCCCTGAGAAAAACTGGGAATGTTCGGCTCATCCTGATCGAAGCCTGCGGATGATATGCTGGTTTTCGGAGAGTACGGCGATCGCAAATCCTGAATGGAACCAGGCAGCGCTGGTGACAGCTTCGTCTCCGCTGCATCCCAGATTGGGGGCATTGGTGGGTTGTTGAGCGCTCCACATCTGTTCTGATTCCACGCCCCTGAGCAGCTAGCGGAACGATTCTCATCTAAAGGGTGATTCTGGGGTTGTATGTGAGAAGTGGATCCGGAAGAAGCGAGCACCCTGTGGATATTCATCTCGCCCAGGTGCACAGACTGCTCGCCATTTGTTATCACGTCTTTTCCGGGCCGCTGGTGTCGTTTTCTAACAGCGATTTGCGGAGGACAGCCGGATACGGACTCTGCGGATGCGCCATAGCCCGGCGGTGGTTGTGCATGATGACTAGGGTAATCCGGTGCTTCTGTATTGTTTCTACTGCTGGAACGTCGACACATACCCTCCTCAAAGGTGCCTCCTCCGGCCATTGGGGACCTCATTGGAGCCGGCGGTGTATGAGGGTGATGCATCCCTTGAACTCTTATAGGCACAGGCGATACCATCGGTGATGGCCGTTCTTGTGCCCAGGCTCTGGTCACGCTGGGGCAAGGACTCGAGGGTCTGTTATTGAGGCTCCCAAGGGGACTTGCAAGGTCCACGTTTTGGAAACTTGTAGACGGTGACTCCTGCATAGCATGACGGGTTCGATGTTCTTGATCTCGAGAGCGCCAAGATGATTGGACTTCGGCATTATCTCCGTGGTATGGCGGTTGTTCATGAAAGTAACCCTTGGTATCCAACGTCAGCCCAAAGGGATGCTTTCGCGGCGGTCCCAAATCGTGCTCACGCAGAGGCGGAGGCTGGTGACGATGAGACATTGCCATCCCACTTCTGGACTGGTGTTCAGCAATGCATATTGGATGCCTTGGTGTCGCAATGTACTGCGCATCGCTGTCATATCCTCTCTCACTCATCAAACTACCCCCAAACTCAGGAGACGTGATCGGTGCTGCACGAACGGCAGGGCGATGGGATGGATGCAGGAATGGAAGCAATGGCCCTCGATCCGACTTTTTGGGCCGTCTATACAAGTTCCTAGCGTCACGAGAGAATCTTCTGCGAAGCCTACCAGAGAAGCCGGACGATGTGCTCAGACGGCGCTCACTTCGATCAGTTGAATATGATATGGCTGGCTCAAGTTAGAGGGTGGACTCTAGACGGAAGTGCATCTATCATCACCTTCGCGGGATTCATGATTAGGAGAGAACGACCCTGTCTGCTCCAACTGATATTGCTCGGCGTCCGACAAGTCTGAGGTCCTGCGGTAATTTCGAAGCCGGGGGCAGAAGAAAAAACCCATTGAGCCGCCGTTGCTCTGCTAGGAGCGTCCATACCATCGACAAGGTCTAGATGGTCAAGCATTAGAAGTAGCGGACGCGGCACAAGATCGTTGACCATCCCTCTGGACGCCAGGCGGGGGAGCATGGCCATAGCTGTCCTGTTTAGGTAGGAGCGAGGGTTCCCTGTTCAAGGTACCGAAAAAGGAAGGCAGAGCCATCGTCTATCTGGTCTACGGTCCGGCTTAAGCTAGCAGGCTCAAGTCAAAGCTGTCAGAACATCGGCGGTCAAAGTGGTTTGTACTCTACGGATTATTACGGGCAGTTGTCCCAAGTGTCGGGCTACGATTCCCTTACAAACCTGTAAGCATTCCTACTCCGTAGAGTCCGTACTCCGGGTCAGCTTACTCCGTAGAGTATCAGACAGTCCGTTCGGTCTCACGCTGGAATACTAGGGTTACTTGACATAAATCTCACCTCAGATCTTAGTACAGAAAGACAGAGATTAGCTTTCTATCAGACTACCTAGAAGTGATTTTCTTGCCCAGGCGTCTGCCAGATAGCAGGCCGATCCCGGAGCACATTCGGAGGCGATCTAGATTCGGAGTGTTTTTTTCTCTGACACATGGAGTTGACCCATGGATGGGAAAAATACGCAAACTCAGTGCTCCCATCACGCCATTCCTACCAACAGTACTGAAAACAGTCGCAATCATACATATAAGTCCAATGCAAACATTATCCATCAAGACCCGTTTTATCAACAGCAGTAAGCATAGGCTTATGCACCAATAGCCGGCTGACTAGCAGGATGATGCCTTTCTAGTTGAAACGGAGGTTGTAATTGTGAATGTAAATTGCGATAGTGTACGGTACGACCTCGTACAGAACGAGGTAGCGTACCCCGCTTCCGGTTTTTCTGATTCGCCGAAGTCCACACCGAAGGGACTCAACTTTTTCCCCTCCATGATTAGTATTTAGCTgtccttcccctccctcctgtttcttttctctcacAACCccctttgtcttcttcatcctcccttcTGCAAGAGACTTGTGAATTGTCTCTTGTTCTTATATTGATTTTCTGTGCTTGCATTGTTTATCTTCTACAATATTCTCTCATTCTTCTCACGACCCCGCCCCCACCGTCTTTTCTCGATTTTCCGTACGCACACACCTGTCAGAATGGTCCAATCGTATGCTCTCACTCTGCTTGCATCTATTAATGGTTAAAATATACtgatctttcttccttttgcAGCGCTGTTCTCGGTTTCCCGCGTATGGGAAAGCTCCGTGACCTCAAGAAGGCCACGGAAGCTTACTGGGGTGAGAAGATCTCTCGTGATGAACTCCTGAGCGAGGGAAAGAGACTTCGTGCGGAGCActggaagatccagaaggaTGCTGGTGTCGACATCATCCCCAGCAATGACTTTGCTTTCTACGACCAGGTCCTTGACCACATCCAACTCTTTGGTGTTGTCCCTGAGCGTTATTCCAAGTACAACCTCCACCCCCTTGACGAGTACTTTGCTATGGGCCGTGGTCTCCAGAAGCCTGCCAAGGATGGCCAGCCCGCCATCGATGTCCCCTCtttggagatggtcaagTGGTTTGACTCCAACTACCACTACGTCAAGCCTACTCTCCAGGATAACCAGACCTTCAAGCTTGCTGCCAACCCCAAGCCGGTCGTTGAGTTCctcgaggccaaggaggctggTATCGTCACCCGCCCCGTCATCCTGGGTCCTGTCTCCTTCCTGACCCTCGCCAAGGCTGACCGTGGTCAGACCTTGGACCCCATCTCCAAGATCGAcgaacttcttcctctttacGTCGAGCTCCTCaccaagctcaaggaggctggtgttgaggacgTTCAGATCGATGAGCCTGTCCTCGTCTTTGACCTTCCCCTTAAGTCTAAGAACGCTTTCAAGCCTGCCTACGAGAAGCTTGGCTCCCTTGGTGCCCAGGCTCCTCGTCTGGTCCTCGCTACCTACTTCGGTGACATTGTCCACAACATCGATGTCCTCCCTGCTCTTCACAACATTTACGGTATTCACATTGATCTTGTCCGCAACCCTGAGCAGCTCGACTCTGTTATCGGCGCTCTTGGTCCCAAGCAGGTCCTctctgctggtgttgttgaCGGCCGTAACATCTGGAAGACTAACTTCAAGGCTGCCATTGAGAAGGTTGAGCTTGCTATTCAGAAGCTTGGCAAGGACCGTGTGATTGtttccacctccagctctcttctccacGTTCCCCACACTCTTGCCAGCGAGAAGAACCTCGACCCTGAAGTTCAGGACTGGTTCAGCTTTGCTGTCGAGAAGACCAGCGAAGTTGTTGTCATCGCCAAGGCTGTCACCGAGGGCCCCGCTGCTGTCCGTGAGCAGCTTGAGGCCAACGCCAAGTCTGTGCAGGCTCGTGCCTCTTCCAAGCGTACCAACGACCCTAAGGTCAAGGAGCGCCAGGCTGCCGTCACCCCTGAGCAGCACAACCGCAAGTCCCCCTTCCCTGTCCGTATCGCCGAGCAGACCAAGTCCATTaagcttcctcttttccctaCCACCACCATCGGATCTTTCCCTCAGACCAAGGAGATCCGTATCCAGCGAAACAAGTTCACCAAGGGCGAGATCACTGCTGAGGAGTACGAGAAGttcattgagaaggagattgccGAAGTTGTCAAGATCCAGGAGGAGCTCGGCCTTGACGTTCTGGTTCATGGTGAGCCCGAGCGTAACGACATGGTTCAGTACTTCGGTGAGCGTCTTACCGGTTACGTTTTCACTACCCACGCTTGGGTTCAGAGTTACGGATCCCGTTGCGTGCGTCCCCCGATTATCGTCGGTGACATCTCTCGTCCAGCTCCCATGACTGTCAAGGAGTCCAAGTACGCTGTCTCGATTTCATCCAAGCCCATGAAGGGTATGCTTACTGGACCCATCACCTGTCTCCGCTGGTCCTTCCCTCGTGACGATGTCCACCAGTCTGTGCAGGctcagcagctggctctggctctgcgcGACGAAGTTGTTGACCTCGAGGCGGCCGGTGTCAAGGTTATCCAGGTCGACGAGCCCGCTCTTCGTGAGGGTCTTCCTCTCCGTGCTGGCAAGGAGCGTGAGGACTACCTCCA
This genomic interval carries:
- a CDS encoding 5-methyltetrahydropteroyltriglutamate-homocysteine S-methyltransferase (transcript_id=CADANIAT00006008), yielding MVQSAVLGFPRMGKLRDLKKATEAYWGEKISRDELLSEGKRLRAEHWKIQKDAGVDIIPSNDFAFYDQVLDHIQLFGVVPERYSKYNLHPLDEYFAMGRGLQKPAKDGQPAIDVPSLEMVKWFDSNYHYVKPTLQDNQTFKLAANPKPVVEFLEAKEAGIVTRPVILGPVSFLTLAKADRGQTLDPISKIDELLPLYVELLTKLKEAGVEDVQIDEPVLVFDLPLKSKNAFKPAYEKLGSLGAQAPRLVLATYFGDIVHNIDVLPALHNIYGIHIDLVRNPEQLDSVIGALGPKQVLSAGVVDGRNIWKTNFKAAIEKVELAIQKLGKDRVIVSTSSSLLHVPHTLASEKNLDPEVQDWFSFAVEKTSEVVVIAKAVTEGPAAVREQLEANAKSVQARASSKRTNDPKVKERQAAVTPEQHNRKSPFPVRIAEQTKSIKLPLFPTTTIGSFPQTKEIRIQRNKFTKGEITAEEYEKFIEKEIAEVVKIQEELGLDVLVHGEPERNDMVQYFGERLTGYVFTTHAWVQSYGSRCVRPPIIVGDISRPAPMTVKESKYAVSISSKPMKGMLTGPITCLRWSFPRDDVHQSVQAQQLALALRDEVVDLEAAGVKVIQVDEPALREGLPLRAGKEREDYLQWAVAAFRLSTSGVSDGTQIHSHFCYSEFQDFFHAIAALDADVLSIENSKSDAKLLKVFIDEAYPRHIGPGVYDIHSPRVPSEQEIKDRVEEMLAYLRPEQLWINPDCGLKTRQWPETKAALSNLVQAAKYFREKYAK
- a CDS encoding uncharacterized protein (transcript_id=CADANIAT00006007), whose amino-acid sequence is MAGGGTFEEEAPDYPSHHAQPPPGYGASAESVSGCPPQIAVRKRHQRPGKDVITNGEQSVHLGEMNIHRVLASSGSTSHIQPQNHPLDENRSASCSGAWNQNRCGALNNPPMPPIWDAAETKLSPALPGSIQDLRSPYSPKTSISSAGFDQDEPNIPSFSQGSSGNVPAGRPYLPSEYAAASAAAAEEARALKSKFTERFGSDRSISHALVDSHESDTSIPARRISIGWMSEGRRIGYGYTLVSPDSSSEPQEQTLRGPAGSGICKSINSPKGTPAGSIMSKNSVKQRSPTAKEDNQGLPKTDRSSFDISSILQKFNFSRWAASSFALKSSNDSDAGSRDSGGSSLFGILTNKKKVQQESNQATENPWEFCSWVRPMQTSGQQGPHQGSVGSSGHAEAQLLEKLATLRRRGGAWATRRKVSELARNLEKRADRAVANIAVSNRVPVAQRTATRVLRLKASASRERPRGVQINGTAYSGYQFDGHQSPQVRPPVRTSTGSSGDWDSLYEECLERCSIPE